The proteins below come from a single Eucalyptus grandis isolate ANBG69807.140 chromosome 3, ASM1654582v1, whole genome shotgun sequence genomic window:
- the LOC104416797 gene encoding TMV resistance protein N: MAASSKIKGNYHIFLSFRGADVRNSFLGHLYAALDQKGIYTYINSEELQKGKLITPVLMKAIEDSRIAIIIFSEDYASSPWCLEEVAKIMECKERRDLVVFPLFYKVEPREVRTPRQSYREAMVKHESKFGKDSEKVKRWKKALFDASNLSGWELNDKGFEASCFLANVRETSKDSKVLVPLQEKLLSEILLGKVLTVFSVDRGISLIQDRLCHKKILLVLDDVDDVKQLNALAGTREWFGKGSRIIITTRDNHLLTLHGIDKYHIYEVKTLKDWEALELFREHAFLRSKDIVIRRDLVDSALHYANGLPLALEVLGSFLCGRREQVWESALNKLAKSPDKAINDVLKLSYDGLEDYAKEIFIDIARFFKGRSIEYIMKVLNSCDFDTTIGVQVLVEKSLITIEKPSIAIEMETLQMHDLIQLMGMDIVKQECRDDPRRRSRLWLCEDVRDLLSWDMGTNAIKAVVLNLPKTEAIYIGPNAFGNMRRLRLLIMINVHNSFQGPIYLPNELRWFEWPECPPWVPKFSPGPKKLVGLDLRKSKIQVMMEQFKVRI; the protein is encoded by the exons ATGGCTGCTTCTTCAAAAATTAAAGGGAATTATCACATCTTCCTGAGCTTCAGAGGTGCGGACGTCCGGAATAGCTTCCTCGGGCATCTCTATGCAGCTCTTGACCAGAAAGGAATCTACACTTATATTAATAGCGAGGAGCTCCAGAAAGGCAAGCTAATAACGCCGGTGCTTATGAAGGCGATCGAGGACTCGCGTATTGCGATCATCATTTTCTCTGAGGATTATGCTTCCTCACCATGGTGTTTGGAAGAGGTGGCGAAaatcatggagtgcaaggagcGAAGAGACCTCGTGGTCTTTCCActattttacaaagtggaaccccGAGAAGTGAGAACGCCAAGACAGAGCTATCGAGAAGCTATGGTTAAACATGAGAGCAAGTTTGGGAAAGATtcggagaaagtgaagagatggaagaaggcTCTCTTTGATGCTAGTAACTTGTCCGGGTGGGAATTGAACGATAA AGGATTTGAGGCTTCATGTTTTTTGGCAAACGTTCGTGAAACTTCAAAAGATTCCAAGGTTTTGGTTcctttgcaagaaaaattgttgTCCGAGATACTACTGGGAAAAGTGTTAACAGTGTTTAGTGTTGATAGAGGTATTAGTTTGATTCAAGATAGACTTTGCCACAAAAAGATCCTTCTAGTTCTCGATGATGTTGATGACGTAAAACAGTTAAATGCTTTAGCTGGAACGCGAGAATGGTTTGGTAAAGGAAGCAGAATCATCATTACTACGAGAGATAATCATCTATTAACTCTCCATGGGATAGATAAATATCATATCTATGAAGTTAAAACTCTAAAGGATTGGGAAGCTCTTGAACTTTTCCGTGAACATGCTTTTCTTAGAAGTAAGGACATAGTGATAAGGAGGGATCTTGTGGATAGTGCTTTGCATTATGCTAATGGActtcctttagcacttgagGTATTAGGCTCTTTCCTATGTGGTAGAAGAGAACAGGTGTGGGAAAGTGCATTGAATAAACTTGCTAAAAGTCCCGACAAAGCCATCAATGATGTTCTCAAGTTAAGTTACGATGGACTAGAGGACTATGCAAAGGAAATATTCATTGATATTGCACGTTTCTTCAAGGGGCGATCTATAGAGTACATTATGAAAGTCCTTAACAGTTGTGACTTTGACACAACTATTGGAGTACAAGTTCTTGTTGAGAAGTCCTTAATAACTATTGAGAAGCCCTCCATAGCTATAGAAATGGAGACACTACAgatgcatgacttgattcagTTGATGGGCATGGATATTGTTAAACAAGAATGTCGTGATGATCCTAGAAGACGTAGTAGGTTATGGCTTTGTGAAGATGTCCGTGATCTTCTATCCTGGGATATG GGAACAAATGCAATAAAAGCCGTAGTTTTGAATTTACCCAAGACAGAAGCAATATACATAGGTCCCAATGCTTTCGGAAACATGAGAAGGTTGAGGTTGCTCATCATGATTAATGTGCATAACTCTTTCCAAGGTCCTATCTATCTTCCTAATGAACTGAGATGGTTTGAATGGCCTGAATGTCCTCCTTGGGTTCCCAAATTTTCCCCTGGTCCAAAGAAGTTAGTTGGACTTGATCTGCGCAAAAGCAAAATCCAAGTCATGATGGAGCAATTTAAGGTGCGTATTTAA
- the LOC120291773 gene encoding uncharacterized protein LOC120291773 has translation MVRPVTWGRTPTRVAAATAAANAIVAAALAVAPAKVPPGNVVAGRPIHKLVEQFLKLNPPKFTGARDPEAAALWIQGLEKTFALLICTKTEKVVLTAYQLEGVVSTWWRTTQGALFPEGVAPKWNAFVEAFNGKYFSEIAKEIKMAEF, from the exons ATGGTCAGACCTGTGACTTGGGGTAGGACGCCGACAAGAGTCG CCGCCGCTACTGCCGCTGCTAATGCTATTGTTGCTGCTGCACTTGCCGTCGCACCTGCTAAGGTTCCGCCAGGGAACGTGGTCGCCGGAAGACCGATTCATAAACTGGtggaacagtttttgaaattaaatcCACCGAAGTTCACTGGGGCAAGAGACCCCGAAGCTGCTGCTCTGTGGATCCAAGGACTGGAGAAGACCTTTGCACTATTGATTTGCACTAAGACTGAAAAGGTCGTCCTCACAGCCTACCAGCTAGAGGGAGTTGTGAGTACTTGGTGGAGAACCACCCAAGGAGCATTATTTCCTGAAGGTGTAGCCCCAAAGTGGAACGCCTTCGTTGAGGCCTTCAACGGTAAATATTTTTCTGAGATTGCCAAAGAGATAAAGATGGCAGAGTTTTAG